The following coding sequences are from one Arachis hypogaea cultivar Tifrunner chromosome 7, arahy.Tifrunner.gnm2.J5K5, whole genome shotgun sequence window:
- the LOC112702087 gene encoding putative pentatricopeptide repeat-containing protein At3g49142 isoform X1 has product MKPLHFPKLKAFVSSKIKTLSSPQTPFFYEELLGKALDQYPDIKTLKSVHSKIYYLSFHDNPSLGIKLMRAYAACGEPGFARKVFDEIPERNVVFYNVMIRSYVNNHWFDDALHVFKAMVHGGFSPDHYTYPCVLKACSCSDNLSFGLQLHGALLKVRLDSNVFVGNGLIAMYGKCGCLLEARRALDEVPSRDVVSWNSMVAGYAQNMQFDDALEVCREMEALKQKPDAGTLASLMPAVSNTSSNNVLYVRDMFMNLDKKSLVSWNVMIATYMKNSMPSKAVELYLEMEKTGVEPDAITCASVLPACGDLSALLLGRRIHEYVDWKKLSPNLLLENALIDMYARCGCLDDARKVFDRMKLRDVASWTSLISAYAMAGQGCNAVELFTEMQNSGLSPDSIAFVAILSACSHSGLLDEGKIYFKQMTDKYNLTPRIEHFACYVDLLGRAGQVDEAYNFIKQMPVEPNERVWGALLSSCRVYSNMDIGLLAADNLLQLAPEQSGYYVLLSNIYAKAGRWKEVTAVRSLMKRRRIRKTPGISNVELNNQVHTFLAGDMLHPQSKEIYEELGVLVGKMKELGYVPETDSALHDVEEEDKECHLAVHSEKLAIVFALLNTQNSPIRITKNLRVCGDCHIAAKLISKIAGREIVVRDTNRFHHFKDGICSCGDYW; this is encoded by the coding sequence ATGAAACCTCTTCATTTTCCCAAGTTAAAAGCCTTTgtttcttcaaaaataaaaactttgtCATCCCCACAAACCCCCTTCTTTTATGAGGAACTTCTGGGCAAAGCATTAGACCAATACCCAGATATAAAAACCTTGAAAAGTGTCCACTCCAAGATTTATTACCTCAGTTTTCATGACAACCCATCTCTAGGAATCAAGCTCATGCGAGCATATGCTGCTTGTGGTGAACCCGGGTTTGCACGGAAGGTGTTTGACGAAATTCCTGAGAGAAATGTTGTGTTCTATAATGTCATGATTAGAAGTTATGTCAATAACCATTGGTTTGATGATGCATTGCATGTTTTCAAGGCCATGGTTCATGGTGGGTTTAGTCCAGATCATTATACTTACCCTTGTGTTCTGAAGGCTTGCTCGTGCTCTGATAATTTGAGCTTTGGGTTGCAGCTGCATGGAGCTCTGCTGAAGGTTCGGCTTGATTCAAATGTGTTCGTTGGGAATGGTCTCATTGCAATGTATGGGAAATGTGGTTGCTTGCTAGAGGCAAGGCGTGCTCTAGATGAAGTGCCAAGCAGGGATGTTGTATCGTGGAACTCAATGGTTGCCGGATATGCGCAGAATATGCAGTTTGATGATGCATTGGAGGTTTGCCGGGAAATGGAGGCTTTGAAACAAAAACCAGATGCAGGTACATTGGCTAGTCTCATGCCAGCTGTAAGTAACACATCATCTAATAATGTTTTGTATGTTAGGGATATGTTTATGAATTTAGACAAGAAGAGTTTGGTTTCATGGAATGTGATGATAGCCACGTATATGAAAAATTCTATGCCTAGCAAAGCTGTAGAGTTGTATTTAGAAATGGAGAAAACTGGGGTAGAACCTGATGCAATCACTTGCGCTAGTGTTCTTCCAGCTTGTGGGGATCTCTCGGCTTTATTGTTAGGAAGGAGGATTCATGAATATGTTGATTGGAAGAAATTGAGTCCAAATTTGCTATTGGAAAATGCATTAATAGACATGTATGCTAGGTGTGGATGTTTAGATGATGCAAGAAAAGTATTTGATAGGATGAAACTTCGCGATGTTGCTTCATGGACTTCATTGATATCTGCCTATGCTATGGCTGGACAAGGTTGTAACGCTGTGGAACTCTTTACAGAAATGCAAAATTCTGGTCTGAGCCCAGATTCAATTGCCTTTGTCGCAATTCTCTCGGCATGTAGCCATTCAGGACTACTGGATGAAGGGAAAATCTATTTTAAACAGATGACAGATAAATATAACTTAACACCAAGAATTGAACACTTTGCTTGTTATGTAGATCTTTTAGGGCGTGCCGGTCAAGTAGATGAAGCTTACAATTTCATCAAGCAGATGCCGGTGGAGCCCAATGAAAGGGTGTGGGGCGCGCTGCTTAGTTCTTGTCGTGTGTACTCCAACATGGACATTGGGCTTTTAGCAGCTGACAACCTACTTCAGTTGGCTCCTGAGCAATCAGGTTACTATGTCTTGCTATCCAATATTTATGCAAAGGCCGGAAGATGGAAAGAAGTCACTGCTGTTCGATCAttaatgaagagaagaagaattcgaaaaacACCTGGAATCAGCAATGTTGAGCTGAACAATCAGGTTCATACTTTTCTCGCAGGTGACATGTTGCATCCACAATCAAAGGAGATCTATGAAGAGCTTGGTGTGCTAGTGGGGAAGATGAAAGAGTTAGGTTATGTCCCTGAGACCGATTCTGCTCTTCATGATGTGGAGGAGGAGGACAAGGAATGCCATCTTGCTGTCCACAGCGAAAAGTTAGCCATTGTGTTTGCTCTGCTGAATACTCAAAATTCTCCAATCAGAATCACAAAAAATCTTCGTGTTTGCGGAGATTGTCATATTGCTGCAAAGCTTATCTCCAAGATTGCTGGACGGGAAATTGTCGTTAGGGACACCAATCGGTTCCACCATTTTAAGGATGGTATATGCTCTTGTGGAGATTATTGGTGA
- the LOC112702089 gene encoding uncharacterized protein, whose amino-acid sequence MTPEQEKEKEEKGEQEEQVLVLDAMKRYRNGEIWDFEDDMAVSDGHGGGENGVLLGLDGGTTSTVCICLPMVPSFSHSQLQSLPILARAVAGCSNHNSVGEIAARETLEQVMADALSKCGSKRSSVRAVCLAVSGVNHPTDQQRILNWLRDIFPSHVKLYVRNDAVAALASGTMGRLHGCVLIAGTGTIAYGFTEDGKEARAAGAGPVLGDWGSGYGIAAQALTAVVKAHDGRGPSTRLTNSILQALDLSSAEELIGWTYADPSWARIAALVPLVVSCAEAGDEVANKILLESVQELASSVKAVVERLGLSGQDGKDAFPFVMVGGVLEANRRWDIGKEVVNCISKYFPRVLPIRPKVEPAVGAAWLAWNFFMKDCYS is encoded by the exons atgaCGCCGGAGcaggagaaagagaaggaggagaAAGGGGAACAGGAAGAACAGGTTTTGGTCCTTGATGCTATGAAGAGGTATAGGAATGGTGAAATTTGGGATTTTGAGGATGACATGGCTGTCTCTGATGGACATGGTGGTGGTGAGAATGGTGTTCTTTTGGGTTTGGATGGTGGAACAACATCAACTGTCTGCATTTGTTTGCCCATGGTTCCTTCTTTTTCCCATTCCCAGCTCCAGTCTCTTCCAATTCTTGCAAGGGCTGTTGCTGGCTGCTCTAATCACAACAGTGTTGGAG AAATTGCTGCAAGGGAAACATTAGAGCAAGTCATGGCAGATGCCCTTTCAAAATGTGGTTCAAAACGATCTTCAGTCCGAGCTGTTTGTTTGGCTGTATCTGGTGTTAACCATCCAACAGATCAACAAAGAATTCTCAATTGGCTTAG GGATATATTCCCAAGCCACGTGAAGCTGTATGTTCGGAATGATGCTGTGGCTGCCCTGGCAAGTGGAACAATGGGTAGGCTTCATGGATGTGTATTGATTGCGGGCACAGGGACCATTGCATATGGATTTACAGAGGATGGCAAAGAAGCAAGGGCTGCAGGTGCTGGACCTGTCTTAGGTGACTGGGGCAG TGGATATGGAATCGCTGCACAGGCCTTAACTGCAGTAGTGAAAGCGCATGATGGTCGAGGTCCTAGTACAAGGCTTACGAATAGTATTTTACAAGCACTCGATCTTTCTTCCGCAGAAGAATTAATCGG GTGGACCTACGCAGATCCATCTTGGGCGCGCATTGCAGCACTTGTACCGCTTGTCGTGTCCTGTGCAGAGGCTGGGGACGAGGTTGCAAATAAGATTTTGCTAGAATCTGTACAAGAGCTGGCTTCAAGTGTCAAAGCTGTTGTAGAGAGACTTGGATTAAGTGGTCAAG ATGGCAAGGATGCTTTCCCGTTTGTGATGGTTGGTGGTGTTCTTGAAGCGAATAGGAGATGGGATATCGGAAAAGAAGTAGTAAATTGCATTTCTAAGTACTTTCCCCGGGTACTTCCAATTAGACCAAAG GTTGAGCCTGCTGTTGGAGCAGCATGGTTAGCTTGGAACTTTTTCATGAAAGACTGTTATAGTTAA
- the LOC114924298 gene encoding uncharacterized protein: protein MTTNISECVNSILKGVRNLPVCSLVKATYGRLAEIFVRKGREAEAQMGTGQQFSQHLVKCIEASLKTARCFTVTVYDRDNSEFTVAETTPTVSFSLGSYRVSLAFQTCDCGYFQTLHFPCPHALACCAYSRLTWEPYVHQVYRLSSVFSVYRMGFTPPIPEGFWPPYDGPTVIPDPNKKRARERRPRSTRIQINMDEVDPNRPKRCGLCRQPGHTRRSCPQLGGAEHTRGHD, encoded by the coding sequence atgacgacgaatatatCTGAGTGTGTGAACTCGATCCTCAAGGGTGTTAGAAACCTTCCTGTGTGCTCGCTGGTGAAGGCAACATACGGAAGGTTGGCCGAAATATTTGTTCGCAAAGGGAGAGAGGCTGAGGCGCAGATGGGAACCGGACAACAATTTAGTCAGCACTTGGTGAAGTGTATAGAGGCCAGCTTGAAGACGGCTAGGTGCTTCACGGTTACTGTGTACGACAGAGATAACTCCGAGTTCACTGTCGCCGAGACAACTCCGACTGTTTCTTTCTCACTGGGTAGCTACAGAGTCTCGCTTGCATTTCAGACATGTGACTGTGGATACTTCCAGACACTTCATTTCCCATGTCCCCATGCACTAGCATGCTGTGCCTACTCACGGCTTACATGGGAGCCTTACGTCCACCAGGTGTATCGTCTTAGTTCGGTCTTCAGTGTGTATCGGATGGgtttcacacctcccattccggagggtttctggccaccataTGACGGGCCGACTGTCATCCCTGACCCCAATAAGAAGCGTGCGAGAGAGCGTCGTCCGAGGTCCACTCGGATACAGATCAATATGGACGAGGTAGATCCGAACCGGCCAAAGAGATGTGGGCTTTGTCGGCAGCCCGGCCACACACGCCGGAGTTGCCCACAGCTCGGAGGAGCAGAGCACACACGGGGGCATGATTAG
- the LOC112702088 gene encoding DEAD-box ATP-dependent RNA helicase 53, mitochondrial isoform X2 gives MLTTILRRTSSSAITKRALAAAVTSTTDPFLHRLTSSSAASGDSPVGELRRFSGLTGFLKGRAFHSNSGPLNFRSSFCSRAEFAVEDYAYEEGSRGNSADEGLEIAKLGISQDIVSALAKKGIFKLFPIQKAVLEPAMQGRDMIGRARTGTGKTLAFGIPIIDKIIHFNAKHGRGRNPLALVLAPTRELARQVEKEFQEAAPNLDTICVYGGTPISRQMRQLDYGVDIAVGTPGRIIDLLNRGALNLQEVQYVVLDEADQMLQVGFQEDVEKILERLPPKRQTLMFSATMPSWIKQITRNYLQDPLTIDLVGESDQKLADGISLYSIGTDMYVKAGILGPLITEHAKGGKCIVFTQTKRDADRLTYGLAKTVQCEALHGDISQAQRERTLAGFRNGHFNVLVATDVASRGLDIPNVDLVIQFDLPNSSEIFVHRSGRTGRAGKKGTAILVYTEDQSRAVKTIERDVGCRFLELPRIAVDPGSVDMGGGRFGSYGGGRDRRSGDSGFGRSPGFGRSGGYGNSGFGRSSYGNSGSTSSRFGDSSGGSGFGRFGSSDGFGSGQSGSRSGGFSRPGGFGGSDRSGGGGFGGFGGSDRSGGFGGFGSSQSSAFGVADQNNKGRF, from the exons ATGTTAACCACAATCCTCAGAAGAACTTCTTCTTCTGCTATCACGAAGCGCGCTCTCGCCGCCGCCGTAACCTCCACTACCGACCCCTTTCTCCACCGACTCACCTCTTCCTCCGCCGCCTCCGGAGATTCACCCGTCGGCGAGCTGCGACGATTCTCCGGGTTAACTGGTTTTTTGAAAGGGAGAGCCTTTCACTCTAATTCAGGGCCATTGAATTTCCGCTCCTCGTTCTGTTCTCGCGCGGAGTTTGCAGTTGAGGATTACGCCTACGAAGAAGGGTCTAGAGGGAACAGCGCCGATGAAGGTCTTGAGATCGCGAAGCTTGGGATTTCGCAGGATATTGTTTCTGCTCTTGCAAAGAAAGGAATCTTCAAGCTCTTTCCTATTCAG AAAGCTGTGCTGGAACCTGCTATGCAAGGACGTGATATGATTGGTCGAGCAAGAACAGGAACTGGAAAGACTCTTGCGTTTGGGATACCAATCATAGATAAGATCATTCATTTCAATGCTAAGCATGG GCGAGGAAGGAATCCCTTGGCTTTGGTTTTGGCTCCTACCAGAGAGCTTGCACGacaggttgagaaggaattccaggAAGCAGCACCTAACTTGGATACCATCTGTGTTTACGGGGGTACACCCATCTCTCGTCAGATGAGGCAGCTTGATTACGGTGTTGATATTGCTGTAGGCACGCCTGGCCGAATCATCGACCTTCTAAACAGAGGTGCCCTGAATTTACAGGAAGTTCAGTATGTTGTTCTCGATGAAGCTGATCAGATGCTTCAAGTTGGCTTTCAAGAAGATGTCGAAAAGATCTTGGAGAGGTTGCCCCCTAAACGTCAGACTCTTATGTTCTCTGCAAcaatgccttcttggataaaGCAGATTACTCGTAACTACCTACAGGATCCCCTGACCATTGATCTT GTTGGAGAATCTGATCAGAAGTTGGCAGATGGAATTTCGCTATATTCTATTGGAACTGATATGTATGTTAAAGCAGGAATTCTCGGACCTCTAATAACA GAACATGCAAAAGGAGGAAAATGCATTGTTTTCACACAAACCAAACGTGACGCCGATCGATTAACATATGGCTTGGCAAAAACTGTTCAATGTGAGGCCTTGCATGGAGACATATCCCAAGCTCAGAGGGAAAGAACTCTGGCTGGATTCAGAAATGGACATTTTAACGTTTTGGTTGCAACAGATGTTGCTTCACGTGGGCTTGATATACCAAATGTGGATCTT GTAATACAGTTTGATCTTCCCAATTCATCGGAGATATTTGTTCATCGATCTGGACGAACAGGTCGTGCTGGTAAGAAAGGAACTGCTATTCTTGTTTATACAGAAGATCAGTCCAGGGCTGTTAAGACCATTGAGCGTGATGTGGGATGTAGATTTTTAGAG CTACCAAGGATTGCTGTTGATCCTGGATCAGTGGACATGGGTGGTGGACGATTCGGTTCTTATGGAGGTGGAAGGGATCGTCGATCTGGTGATTCAGGTTTTGGTCGTAGTCCTGGATTTGGTCGTTCAGGCGGCTATGGAAACTCTGGGTTTGGCCGCTCTAGCTATGGGAATTCTGGGTCAACTTCTAGTCGTTTTG GTGATTCATCTGGGGGATCAGGCTTTGGTCGGTTTGGCTCCTCTGATGGCTTTGGTTCAGGTCAATCGGGGAGTAGATCCGGAGGATTCAGTCGTCCAGGGGGTTTTGGTGGTTCAGATCGTTCAGGTGGTGGTGGTTTTGGGGGATTTGGTGGTTCAGATCGTTCAGGTGGTTTTGGAGGTTTTGGCTCAAGTCAATCTAGTGCCTTTGGTGTTGCTGATCAGAACAATAAGGGAAGATTCTAA
- the LOC112702088 gene encoding DEAD-box ATP-dependent RNA helicase 53, mitochondrial isoform X1: MLTTILRRTSSSAITKRALAAAVTSTTDPFLHRLTSSSAASGDSPVGELRRFSGLTGFLKGRAFHSNSGPLNFRSSFCSRAEFAVEDYAYEEGSRGNSADEGLEIAKLGISQDIVSALAKKGIFKLFPIQKAVLEPAMQGRDMIGRARTGTGKTLAFGIPIIDKIIHFNAKHGRGRNPLALVLAPTRELARQVEKEFQEAAPNLDTICVYGGTPISRQMRQLDYGVDIAVGTPGRIIDLLNRGALNLQEVQYVVLDEADQMLQVGFQEDVEKILERLPPKRQTLMFSATMPSWIKQITRNYLQDPLTIDLVGESDQKLADGISLYSIGTDMYVKAGILGPLITEHAKGGKCIVFTQTKRDADRLTYGLAKTVQCEALHGDISQAQRERTLAGFRNGHFNVLVATDVASRGLDIPNVDLVIQFDLPNSSEIFVHRSGRTGRAGKKGTAILVYTEDQSRAVKTIERDVGCRFLELPRIAVDPGSVDMGGGRFGSYGGGRDRRSGDSGFGRSPGFGRSGGYGNSGFGRSSYGNSGSTSSRFGDSGMSRPRGDFQVIHLGDQALVGLAPLMALVQVNRGVDPEDSVVQGVLVVQIVQVVVVLGDLVVQIVQVVLEVLAQVNLVPLVLLIRTIREDSNFINAIRAPPPLLHGGLVLDSIYCHFLGNLRHLGK; this comes from the exons ATGTTAACCACAATCCTCAGAAGAACTTCTTCTTCTGCTATCACGAAGCGCGCTCTCGCCGCCGCCGTAACCTCCACTACCGACCCCTTTCTCCACCGACTCACCTCTTCCTCCGCCGCCTCCGGAGATTCACCCGTCGGCGAGCTGCGACGATTCTCCGGGTTAACTGGTTTTTTGAAAGGGAGAGCCTTTCACTCTAATTCAGGGCCATTGAATTTCCGCTCCTCGTTCTGTTCTCGCGCGGAGTTTGCAGTTGAGGATTACGCCTACGAAGAAGGGTCTAGAGGGAACAGCGCCGATGAAGGTCTTGAGATCGCGAAGCTTGGGATTTCGCAGGATATTGTTTCTGCTCTTGCAAAGAAAGGAATCTTCAAGCTCTTTCCTATTCAG AAAGCTGTGCTGGAACCTGCTATGCAAGGACGTGATATGATTGGTCGAGCAAGAACAGGAACTGGAAAGACTCTTGCGTTTGGGATACCAATCATAGATAAGATCATTCATTTCAATGCTAAGCATGG GCGAGGAAGGAATCCCTTGGCTTTGGTTTTGGCTCCTACCAGAGAGCTTGCACGacaggttgagaaggaattccaggAAGCAGCACCTAACTTGGATACCATCTGTGTTTACGGGGGTACACCCATCTCTCGTCAGATGAGGCAGCTTGATTACGGTGTTGATATTGCTGTAGGCACGCCTGGCCGAATCATCGACCTTCTAAACAGAGGTGCCCTGAATTTACAGGAAGTTCAGTATGTTGTTCTCGATGAAGCTGATCAGATGCTTCAAGTTGGCTTTCAAGAAGATGTCGAAAAGATCTTGGAGAGGTTGCCCCCTAAACGTCAGACTCTTATGTTCTCTGCAAcaatgccttcttggataaaGCAGATTACTCGTAACTACCTACAGGATCCCCTGACCATTGATCTT GTTGGAGAATCTGATCAGAAGTTGGCAGATGGAATTTCGCTATATTCTATTGGAACTGATATGTATGTTAAAGCAGGAATTCTCGGACCTCTAATAACA GAACATGCAAAAGGAGGAAAATGCATTGTTTTCACACAAACCAAACGTGACGCCGATCGATTAACATATGGCTTGGCAAAAACTGTTCAATGTGAGGCCTTGCATGGAGACATATCCCAAGCTCAGAGGGAAAGAACTCTGGCTGGATTCAGAAATGGACATTTTAACGTTTTGGTTGCAACAGATGTTGCTTCACGTGGGCTTGATATACCAAATGTGGATCTT GTAATACAGTTTGATCTTCCCAATTCATCGGAGATATTTGTTCATCGATCTGGACGAACAGGTCGTGCTGGTAAGAAAGGAACTGCTATTCTTGTTTATACAGAAGATCAGTCCAGGGCTGTTAAGACCATTGAGCGTGATGTGGGATGTAGATTTTTAGAG CTACCAAGGATTGCTGTTGATCCTGGATCAGTGGACATGGGTGGTGGACGATTCGGTTCTTATGGAGGTGGAAGGGATCGTCGATCTGGTGATTCAGGTTTTGGTCGTAGTCCTGGATTTGGTCGTTCAGGCGGCTATGGAAACTCTGGGTTTGGCCGCTCTAGCTATGGGAATTCTGGGTCAACTTCTAGTCGTTTTGGTGACTCTGGTATGAGTCGACCCAGGGGGGATTTTCAGGTGATTCATCTGGGGGATCAGGCTTTGGTCGGTTTGGCTCCTCTGATGGCTTTGGTTCAGGTCAATCGGGGAGTAGATCCGGAGGATTCAGTCGTCCAGGGGGTTTTGGTGGTTCAGATCGTTCAGGTGGTGGTGGTTTTGGGGGATTTGGTGGTTCAGATCGTTCAGGTGGTTTTGGAGGTTTTGGCTCAAGTCAATCTAGTGCCTTTGGTGTTGCTGATCAGAACAATAAGGGAAGATTCTAACTTCATAAATGCTATCAGGGCACCACCACCTTTGCTTCATGGTGGTTTAGTTTTGGATTCTATTTACTGTCATTTTCTTGGAAACTTAAGGCATTTAGGCAAATGA
- the LOC112702086 gene encoding uncharacterized protein At3g49140 gives MAIVAAAAAAASSLPSEGICHSISCGNGTTSNSMKSPIDGRRVHDFTGMRGKSSVFGSSHFLWLSMGHDLCLSKVCVAADYSDSVPDSSNYMNKQGYHPLEELKVSHNTRPARLSPAETARNTVEANRNALLVFPGTVHSEPHEQISWSEFQYLVDDYGDIYFIISEDANILEDRGADNPVNALIGMDIPIYDNRRTASQYDLFDAGSNEEFPFDDDYVEVLEMEESNFPVNWGLPDTTSIVHPIYFSKCLTKALNMEYVKKMNHPSNGVSILGYLRPAFVDEESYLRMICHPEDVDGYNLERTDTEELRSKSFSDQRDSGLTLYRLEILKIKLYSVYGCQSDINLLDFQDAEPDILVHSSLAILEHFNQNCDDALKALCKKKGLDIEGACLIGVDSLGMDVRVFKGSEVKTHRFPFKVQANSVSVAEKQIRQLLFPRSRRKKCVKSWRSA, from the exons atGGCTATTGTTGCCGCTGcagctgctgctgcttcttctctcCCCTCTG AAGGGATATGTCATTCAATATCATGTGGAAATGGAACCACGAGCAATTCAATGAAATCTCCTATTGATGGTAGAAGAGTGCATGACTTTACTGGCATGAG AGGCAAAAGTTCAGTTTTTGGATCATCACACTTCCTTTGGCTGTCTATGGGCCACGATCTGTGCCTTTCAAAGGTTTGTGTTGCTGCAGACTATTCAGATTCTGTACCGGATTCATCTAATTACATGAATAAACAAGGTTATCATCCTCTTGAAGAACTGAAAGTTTCCCACAATACTCGCCCAGCTAGACTCTCTCCTGCTGAGACAGCAAGAAACACTGTTGAG GCTAATAGAAATGCTTTGCTGGTATTTCCTGGAACTGTACACTCTGAACCACATGAACAGATTTCATGGTCTGAGTTTCAATATCTTGTTGATGATTATGGAG ACATATATTTCATAATCTCTGAAGACGCAAACATTTTGGAGGATCGTGGTGCAGATAACCCAGTG AATGCTTTGATTGGAATGGACATTCCCATATATGATAATAGAAGAACAGCTAGTCAATATGACCTTTTTGATGCTGGAAGCAATGAGGAATTCCCATTTGATGATGACTATGTTGAg GTTCTGGAGATGGAAGAATCTAATTTCCCAGTGAATTGGGGGCTGCCAGATACTACCAGCATTGTTCATCCTATTTACTTTTCCAAGTGCTTAACAAAG GCTTTGAACATGGAATATGTCAAGAAAATGAACCATCCTTCAAATGGTGTTTCTATTTTGGGGTATCTTAGACCTGCTTTTGTTGACGAAGAGTCATATCTGAGAATGATATGTCACCCCGAAGATGTGGATGGATACAACTTGGAACGTACAG ACACTGAAGAATTACGCTCAAAGAGTTTTAGTGATCAAAGAGACTCTGGGTTGACACTATATCGATTGGAGATCCTGAAAATCAAGTTATATTCTGTGTATGGATGTCAG TCCGATATTAATTTGCTAGATTTTCAAGATGCTGAACCCGATATTCTGGTGCACTCTTCTTTGGCAATTCTGGAACACTTCAACCAAAACTGTGATGATGCTCTTAAAGCTCTTTGCAAAAAGAAGGGTCTTGATATTGAG GGAGCTTGCTTAATTGGGGTTGACAGCCTAGGCATGGATGTTAGAGTTTTCAAAGGGTCAGAAGTGAAAACGCATCGCTTTCCATTCAAAGTGCAG GCCAACTCTGTATCTGTAGCTGAAAAACAGATTCGGCAACTTTTGTTTCCCCGATCTCGCCGAAAGAAGTGTGTGAAGTCATGGCGGAGTGCTTAG
- the LOC112702087 gene encoding putative pentatricopeptide repeat-containing protein At3g49142 isoform X2: MSITIGLMMHCMFSRPWFMLHGALLKVRLDSNVFVGNGLIAMYGKCGCLLEARRALDEVPSRDVVSWNSMVAGYAQNMQFDDALEVCREMEALKQKPDAGTLASLMPAVSNTSSNNVLYVRDMFMNLDKKSLVSWNVMIATYMKNSMPSKAVELYLEMEKTGVEPDAITCASVLPACGDLSALLLGRRIHEYVDWKKLSPNLLLENALIDMYARCGCLDDARKVFDRMKLRDVASWTSLISAYAMAGQGCNAVELFTEMQNSGLSPDSIAFVAILSACSHSGLLDEGKIYFKQMTDKYNLTPRIEHFACYVDLLGRAGQVDEAYNFIKQMPVEPNERVWGALLSSCRVYSNMDIGLLAADNLLQLAPEQSGYYVLLSNIYAKAGRWKEVTAVRSLMKRRRIRKTPGISNVELNNQVHTFLAGDMLHPQSKEIYEELGVLVGKMKELGYVPETDSALHDVEEEDKECHLAVHSEKLAIVFALLNTQNSPIRITKNLRVCGDCHIAAKLISKIAGREIVVRDTNRFHHFKDGICSCGDYW; this comes from the exons ATGTCAATAACCATTGGTTTGATGATGCATTGCATGTTTTCAAGGCCATGGTTCATG CTGCATGGAGCTCTGCTGAAGGTTCGGCTTGATTCAAATGTGTTCGTTGGGAATGGTCTCATTGCAATGTATGGGAAATGTGGTTGCTTGCTAGAGGCAAGGCGTGCTCTAGATGAAGTGCCAAGCAGGGATGTTGTATCGTGGAACTCAATGGTTGCCGGATATGCGCAGAATATGCAGTTTGATGATGCATTGGAGGTTTGCCGGGAAATGGAGGCTTTGAAACAAAAACCAGATGCAGGTACATTGGCTAGTCTCATGCCAGCTGTAAGTAACACATCATCTAATAATGTTTTGTATGTTAGGGATATGTTTATGAATTTAGACAAGAAGAGTTTGGTTTCATGGAATGTGATGATAGCCACGTATATGAAAAATTCTATGCCTAGCAAAGCTGTAGAGTTGTATTTAGAAATGGAGAAAACTGGGGTAGAACCTGATGCAATCACTTGCGCTAGTGTTCTTCCAGCTTGTGGGGATCTCTCGGCTTTATTGTTAGGAAGGAGGATTCATGAATATGTTGATTGGAAGAAATTGAGTCCAAATTTGCTATTGGAAAATGCATTAATAGACATGTATGCTAGGTGTGGATGTTTAGATGATGCAAGAAAAGTATTTGATAGGATGAAACTTCGCGATGTTGCTTCATGGACTTCATTGATATCTGCCTATGCTATGGCTGGACAAGGTTGTAACGCTGTGGAACTCTTTACAGAAATGCAAAATTCTGGTCTGAGCCCAGATTCAATTGCCTTTGTCGCAATTCTCTCGGCATGTAGCCATTCAGGACTACTGGATGAAGGGAAAATCTATTTTAAACAGATGACAGATAAATATAACTTAACACCAAGAATTGAACACTTTGCTTGTTATGTAGATCTTTTAGGGCGTGCCGGTCAAGTAGATGAAGCTTACAATTTCATCAAGCAGATGCCGGTGGAGCCCAATGAAAGGGTGTGGGGCGCGCTGCTTAGTTCTTGTCGTGTGTACTCCAACATGGACATTGGGCTTTTAGCAGCTGACAACCTACTTCAGTTGGCTCCTGAGCAATCAGGTTACTATGTCTTGCTATCCAATATTTATGCAAAGGCCGGAAGATGGAAAGAAGTCACTGCTGTTCGATCAttaatgaagagaagaagaattcgaaaaacACCTGGAATCAGCAATGTTGAGCTGAACAATCAGGTTCATACTTTTCTCGCAGGTGACATGTTGCATCCACAATCAAAGGAGATCTATGAAGAGCTTGGTGTGCTAGTGGGGAAGATGAAAGAGTTAGGTTATGTCCCTGAGACCGATTCTGCTCTTCATGATGTGGAGGAGGAGGACAAGGAATGCCATCTTGCTGTCCACAGCGAAAAGTTAGCCATTGTGTTTGCTCTGCTGAATACTCAAAATTCTCCAATCAGAATCACAAAAAATCTTCGTGTTTGCGGAGATTGTCATATTGCTGCAAAGCTTATCTCCAAGATTGCTGGACGGGAAATTGTCGTTAGGGACACCAATCGGTTCCACCATTTTAAGGATGGTATATGCTCTTGTGGAGATTATTGGTGA